One window of Papaver somniferum cultivar HN1 chromosome 9, ASM357369v1, whole genome shotgun sequence genomic DNA carries:
- the LOC113310109 gene encoding AF4/FMR2 family member 4-like isoform X2 produces MAKADASDFELEAKRKEDSSWHPCQVFFSADSSTSFGLIVNFGSQFEEEVIFSEEEALARLRFRSSPLQGDDCAHIKEGDHVLASLKTQSKNLFFDCEVEKVSRRHTKKIYCRCTFQIKRLCTDSQDGTVSVTSNAIMKISTTKLSHHSAVATFLNFFKSLTCSNVSSLVTCPVPETDIPIMLEKQIEDIFRSVHAPVEGLIEAKGCLPRATLEESNRAYLSPLGARAALASLMQERPRNSDVPICHVELEQEDLVDASQKTAKNEEHSRGAVLTVTRTLNFDVAQEGASNKKRASIKRRASKKTSQTEESANLPVTQEKPIQTCNEPEDEKCNTASSVKHLKSSASRKNVNLPVGASRSTRSTAQKEIKNSNNHVELKTPTKDKNQTLDERPEDKKSDTACAEKRLTKSTAGKNVNRSMETTRLTRSTVQRVIENSNNDVELNPPAEDIHTFPSHMTRLTRSVSQKGGNLKLKKGLEERKQAEGGSLVILLPVLDTGSPKKRDQVSTLGKQTKMKIPLSSPVGSDVQSSQSRESNKKQRVADISPNIAGKGAVSESKGRSEPELRFSPRLKFLSRTGS; encoded by the exons ATGGCTAAAGCTGATGCAAGTGATTTCGAACTTGAGGCCAAGCGCAAAGAAGACTCTTCTTGGCATCCTTGCCAGGTTTTCTTCAG TGCGGATAGCTCTACTTCCTTCGGTCTTATTGTGAACTTTGGAAGCCAGTTTGAGGAGGAAGTTATATTTTCGGAGGAAGAGGCTTTAGCGCGTCTTCGTTTCCGTTCCAGTCCTCTTCAAGGTGATGATTGTGCTCATATTAAAGAAGGTGATCATGTTCTTGCTAGTCTGAAGACACAAAGTAAGAACCTCTTCTTTGATTGCGAGGTGGAGAAG GTGAGCCGGAGGCACACAAAGAAAATCTACTGCAGATGTACTTTTCAGATCAAACGGCTTTGCACCGATTCACAGGATGGAACTGTGAGTGTCACATCTAACGCGATAATGAAAATCTCTACAACCAAACTTAGCCACCATTCAGCTGTTGCAACGTTCCTGAATTTTTTTAAAAGCCTAACCTGCTCAAATGTATCTTCACTTGTCACGTGTCCTGTTCCTGAGACCGACATACCCATAATGCTGGAAAAACAAATAGAAGATATCTTCAGATCAGTTCATGCACCTGTGGAAGGACTCATAGAAGCAAAAGGATGTCTACCTCGTGCCACTCTGGAGGAGTCCAATAGGGCCTATCTCAGTCCTCTAGGCGCTCGTGCCGCCTTAGCTTCATTGATGCAAGAACGACCAAGAAATTCAGATGTTCCTATCTGCCACGTGGAGTTGGAGCAAGAAGACTTAGTCGATGCATCTCAAAAGACTGCCAAGAACGAGGAGCACAGTAGGGGAGCAGTTTTGACTGTGACTCGTactttgaactttgatgttgcacAGGAAGGGGCATCTAACAAAAAGAGGGCATCGATCAAAAGGAGAGCTTCCAAGAAGACTTCACAGACAGAAGAATCTGCTAATTTGCCAGTCACTCAGGAGAAGCCAATCCAGACTTGTAATGAGCCAGAAGATGAGAAATGTAATACTGCTTCTTCTGTGAAACACTTAAAAAGCTCAGCATCACGAAAAAATGTGAACCTTCCTGTAGGAGCTTCTAGGTCGACACGTTCTACCGCTCAGAAAGAAATCAAGAATTCAAATAACCACGTGGAGCTAAAAACTCCAACCAAAGATAAAAACCAGACGCTTGATGAACGACCAGAAGATAAGAAATCAGATACTGCTTGTGCTGAGAAACGCTTGACAAAATCTACAGCAGGGAAAAATGTGAACCGCTCAATGGAAACAACTAGGTTAACACGTTCCACAGTTCAGAGAGTAATCGAGAATTCAAATAATGATGTTGAGCTTAACCCCCCAGCAGAAGATATACACACTTTTCCGAGCCACATGACAAGGTTAACTCGTTCAGTTTCCCAAAAAGGaggaaatttgaaattgaaaaaagGGTTGGAGGAGAGGAAACAAGCTGAAGGTGGATCTTTGGTGATATTATTACCAGTACTCGATACTGGGTCACCCAAGAAGAGAGATCAAGTTTCAACATTGGGTAAGCAAACCAAGATGAAGATACCATTATCCTCTCCTGTTGGGTCTGATGTACAATCATCCCAGTCCCGAGAAAGCAATAAGAAGCAAAGAGTTGCTGACATATCCCCGAATATCGCAGGAAAAG GTGCGGTTTCAGAGAGTAAAGGTCGTTCAGAGCCTGAGTTGCGCTTCTCACCCCGCCTTAAGTTCCTCTCACGCACAGGATCTTAG
- the LOC113310109 gene encoding uncharacterized protein LOC113310109 isoform X1, whose product MAKADASDFELEAKRKEDSSWHPCQVFFSADSSTSFGLIVNFGSQFEEEVIFSEEEALARLRFRSSPLQGDDCAHIKEGDHVLASLKTQSKNLFFDCEVEKVSRRHTKKIYCRCTFQIKRLCTDSQDGTVSVTSNAIMKISTTKLSHHSAVATFLNFFKSLTCSNVSSLVTCPVPETDIPIMLEKQIEDIFRSVHAPVEGLIEAKGCLPRATLEESNRAYLSPLGARAALASLMQERPRNSDVPICHVELEQEDLVDASQKTAKNEEHSRGAVLTVTRTLNFDVAQEGASNKKRASIKRRASKKTSQTEESANLPVTQEKPIQTCNEPEDEKCNTASSVKHLKSSASRKNVNLPVGASRSTRSTAQKEIKNSNNHVELKTPTKDKNQTLDERPEDKKSDTACAEKRLTKSTAGKNVNRSMETTRLTRSTVQRVIENSNNDVELNPPAEDIHTFPSHMTRLTRSVSQKGGNLKLKKGLEERKQAEGGSLVILLPVLDTGSPKKRDQVSTLGKQTKMKIPLSSPVGSDVQSSQSRESNKKQRVADISPNIAGKVTQKGGNLKLDKGLEEGKLAEGGSLVILLPIFDSGSPKKSDQVSTLG is encoded by the exons ATGGCTAAAGCTGATGCAAGTGATTTCGAACTTGAGGCCAAGCGCAAAGAAGACTCTTCTTGGCATCCTTGCCAGGTTTTCTTCAG TGCGGATAGCTCTACTTCCTTCGGTCTTATTGTGAACTTTGGAAGCCAGTTTGAGGAGGAAGTTATATTTTCGGAGGAAGAGGCTTTAGCGCGTCTTCGTTTCCGTTCCAGTCCTCTTCAAGGTGATGATTGTGCTCATATTAAAGAAGGTGATCATGTTCTTGCTAGTCTGAAGACACAAAGTAAGAACCTCTTCTTTGATTGCGAGGTGGAGAAG GTGAGCCGGAGGCACACAAAGAAAATCTACTGCAGATGTACTTTTCAGATCAAACGGCTTTGCACCGATTCACAGGATGGAACTGTGAGTGTCACATCTAACGCGATAATGAAAATCTCTACAACCAAACTTAGCCACCATTCAGCTGTTGCAACGTTCCTGAATTTTTTTAAAAGCCTAACCTGCTCAAATGTATCTTCACTTGTCACGTGTCCTGTTCCTGAGACCGACATACCCATAATGCTGGAAAAACAAATAGAAGATATCTTCAGATCAGTTCATGCACCTGTGGAAGGACTCATAGAAGCAAAAGGATGTCTACCTCGTGCCACTCTGGAGGAGTCCAATAGGGCCTATCTCAGTCCTCTAGGCGCTCGTGCCGCCTTAGCTTCATTGATGCAAGAACGACCAAGAAATTCAGATGTTCCTATCTGCCACGTGGAGTTGGAGCAAGAAGACTTAGTCGATGCATCTCAAAAGACTGCCAAGAACGAGGAGCACAGTAGGGGAGCAGTTTTGACTGTGACTCGTactttgaactttgatgttgcacAGGAAGGGGCATCTAACAAAAAGAGGGCATCGATCAAAAGGAGAGCTTCCAAGAAGACTTCACAGACAGAAGAATCTGCTAATTTGCCAGTCACTCAGGAGAAGCCAATCCAGACTTGTAATGAGCCAGAAGATGAGAAATGTAATACTGCTTCTTCTGTGAAACACTTAAAAAGCTCAGCATCACGAAAAAATGTGAACCTTCCTGTAGGAGCTTCTAGGTCGACACGTTCTACCGCTCAGAAAGAAATCAAGAATTCAAATAACCACGTGGAGCTAAAAACTCCAACCAAAGATAAAAACCAGACGCTTGATGAACGACCAGAAGATAAGAAATCAGATACTGCTTGTGCTGAGAAACGCTTGACAAAATCTACAGCAGGGAAAAATGTGAACCGCTCAATGGAAACAACTAGGTTAACACGTTCCACAGTTCAGAGAGTAATCGAGAATTCAAATAATGATGTTGAGCTTAACCCCCCAGCAGAAGATATACACACTTTTCCGAGCCACATGACAAGGTTAACTCGTTCAGTTTCCCAAAAAGGaggaaatttgaaattgaaaaaagGGTTGGAGGAGAGGAAACAAGCTGAAGGTGGATCTTTGGTGATATTATTACCAGTACTCGATACTGGGTCACCCAAGAAGAGAGATCAAGTTTCAACATTGGGTAAGCAAACCAAGATGAAGATACCATTATCCTCTCCTGTTGGGTCTGATGTACAATCATCCCAGTCCCGAGAAAGCAATAAGAAGCAAAGAGTTGCTGACATATCCCCGAATATCGCAGGAAAAG TTACTCAAAAAGGAGGAAATTTGAAATTGGACAAGGGGTTGGAGGAGGGCAAGCTAGCTGAAGGTGGATCGTTGGTGATCTTATTACCAATATTTGATTCTGGGTCACCCAAGAAGAGTGATCAAGTTTCAACATTGGGTTAG